The DNA window TGGAGAATCCGGAAGGACCGGTTTTTAACGTCAGTTTTGTCGAAGCCGCGGCTTTCTGCAATTATCTGAGCGAATTGAACGGTTTTTCCCCGGCTTACGACATAGCAAAAGACCCGGTCAACCCCGACAATCTGGACACTGAAGGTTTCAGGCTTTTGACGCTGGAAGAATGGGAGAATCTTTTGTCTATGGAAGAAGAACTCGAAAAGTCCGGAATTGTCTGCCTGAGAGGATGTTTCTGGCAGTTGACCGAGACCGAAAAATCATTGCCTTTCAAACCAGACGGCAGGGCTGATTTTGAAAATCCGGAATTTATATGGTCTTACAGAATCGCCGTCGGTGGATCTTCGGATTCTTCAAAAGCCCTCGTTGAAGGGAAGCCGTTAGCGCTGATTTTAGCCTTTGAAGGAGATTACAGAACCGCTTTCAGAGTTGTTCGCGGCAACTATTCGCAAAACAAAGTTACGAGGTATTTTGACCAAAAATGATATTTTTGCCTATTTTGCCTTGGTTTTAAGCTTGACGCCTGTCTTTTTCTCCCATTCCTGAGGGTCTTCAAAATACAACAAAAACAGTTTTTCCTCTGTAGGATTTTTAGGCATGCCGTCGCCCTGACCGTGGCAGTCCTTGTATTTTTTTCCGCTTCCGCAAGGGCAGGTATCATTTCTGCCGGGTTTTTTGAACTTGTAGACGACTGTCTGCGGCCGGGATTGAGCAGGCCTTTTACCCTGGGCGTTGGGTTGTGGGTTCATGGAAAAATCATTTTTGACAGTCTGGATTGATTTGGGAGATCTTCTCTCCTGGGGCTGTATCCTCGGATGGTAAAGTCTTTTTACGATCTCTCTGTCGATTTCAAACAGCATTTCGTTGAAAAGGGTCTGCGCCTCTATGGTGTATTCTATCAGAGGGTCCCTCTGGGCGTAACCTCTCAAGCCGATTCCTTCCCTCAGAGCTTCCATTTCGTAGAGGTGGTTTCTCCAAAATTCGTCGATTATCATCAGGCTGATAAACCTCTCGATCTCCCTCATTCTCTCTTCTGTGACGGTTTTTTCCAGATATTGGTATATCTCCTCGGCTGATTTTATGAGTTCTTGGAGTACCTGATCGGCTGTAGTCTCGTTGGTAAAAGGTTTTACCTGAACAGGGCCGAAATGACGCGCGGTTTCCACCCTGAAACCCGGATAATCCGCTGTCGAAAATCCTTCCCCAAGGTATTGCTCGACGATGTATGAGGCGACTTTGTTTCTCTTGTCTCTTATGAAGCCCTTGAGGTCCCACCCCTCGAGAACTATGTTTCTCATTTCGTATATGGTGTTTCTTTGTTCGTTTAGAACATCGTCGTATTTTAGAACTCTCTGCCTTATGTCGAAGTGGAAAGTCTCCACTTTCTTCTGTGCGTTTTCAACGGTTTTGTTTACGAAGGGATGTTCTATGACTTCGCCTTCTTTAGCTCCCCAGCGGTCCATTATTCGGGCGATCTTTTCTGACCCGAAAAGTCTCATAAGATCGTCTTCGAGGGAAAGGTAAAACCTTGAAGACCCGGGGTCACCCTGCCTGCCGGATCTGCCTCTCAACTGGCGGTCTATCCTCCTCGACTCGTGCCTCGAAGTGCCGATGATGTGCAGACCGCAGGGCATGTTTTCCAGACATTTTTTCGCGCTTTTTGAAAATGTGCATTTCTCCAGGCCTTTGTGGTGTATAAGACATCCCCCGGGGCTTTTGACTATTCCCTGGGCAAGTTTTATGTCCGTTCCTCTTCCTGCCATGTTTGTCGCGATTGTGACTTTTCCATTCTGGCCTGCATAAGCGACTATTTCGGCTTCACGCTGGTGCTGTTTCGCGTTCAGGACTTCGTGGTTGATTCCGACCCTTTTGAGCATTCTGGAAAGGGTTTCAGAGGTCTCGACGGATGTCGTGCCCACGAGTATGGGCC is part of the candidate division WOR-3 bacterium genome and encodes:
- a CDS encoding SUMF1/EgtB/PvdO family nonheme iron enzyme, whose amino-acid sequence is MAERKKRTAIALDELEIDLVKVSFEEGRELWVQKKFVSVSQIQPYRSRGDEFAEEMENPEGPVFNVSFVEAAAFCNYLSELNGFSPAYDIAKDPVNPDNLDTEGFRLLTLEEWENLLSMEEELEKSGIVCLRGCFWQLTETEKSLPFKPDGRADFENPEFIWSYRIAVGGSSDSSKALVEGKPLALILAFEGDYRTAFRVVRGNYSQNKVTRYFDQK